In the Coleofasciculus chthonoplastes PCC 7420 genome, one interval contains:
- a CDS encoding CHAT domain-containing tetratricopeptide repeat protein, producing MTNQNTRLTTLLFAGLSLAGLSLSLPQIALTQSPPPSSLPHPDSLIANSTDDLAEANRLKQQVEQLYNQGKYNEAIPLAERMLRLYQSVYGEDHLDITYSLNYLGILYRNQGRYTEAEPLYRQALEMKKRLLGEEHPHVATSLNNLAYLYESQGRYTEAEPLYRQALEMYKRLLGEEHPLVATSLNNLAYLYESQGRYTEAEPLLRQALEMRKRLLGQDHPAVATSLNNLAGSYQSQGRYTEAEPLLRQALEMSKRLLGEEHPHVALSLNNLAALYDNQGRYSEAEPLYRQALEMRKRLLGQEHPDVATSLNNLAALYDNQGRYSEAEPLYRQALEMSKRLLGQEHPDVATSLNNLAGLYLYQGRYSEAEPLYRQALEMSKRLLGEEHPDVAQSLNNLALLYANLNDIDNTLTFLQQGLNVEEYNLAYNLASGFERQKRDYLQTLSGSTNFAPSFHLHHAPNNPKAANLALTTIFRRKGRILDVSTNSLQRLRQNLTPENQTLLDELSEAYSQLANLIYKTSDNDIISASEDYRTQLASVEQRVQQLENQLSRHSEQFRIESKPVTIETIQPLIPDDAVLVELVRYFPYNPSDDSYDAPRYAAYILSSTGEPEAIDLGAADTIEKRITDFRQLFQNGTQLPIPLIQQSARALDKVIMAPIREKLGNSRHILIAPDGALSLIPFEALVDESNRYLVETYSFTYLTSGRDLLRLQTPFPSHDNPVLIADPYFQRPGEFVADIRFIDLSQITFAPLPGTAEEAEAIGQLLNITPLMGNRATERAVKQVNSPSILHIATHGFFESNPQSEAGADTINNNPLLLSGLVLAGYSVGGDDGGEDGILTAQEVSALDLVGTKLVVLSACDTGLGNIDAGEGIYGLRRALVLAGAESQVMSLWKVSDTATKDLMVNYYQKLRENQGRSEALRQTQLEMIESGEYQHPYYWAAFIPSGDWTPMER from the coding sequence CTGAGGCTTTATCAGAGCGTTTATGGGGAAGACCATCTGGATATTACCTATAGCCTAAATTATTTAGGAATTCTGTACCGAAATCAAGGACGCTACACAGAAGCCGAACCCCTCTATCGCCAAGCTTTAGAGATGAAAAAACGCCTCCTGGGAGAAGAACATCCTCATGTGGCAACCTCCCTGAATAATCTGGCATATTTGTACGAAAGTCAAGGACGCTACACAGAAGCCGAACCCCTCTATCGCCAAGCCTTAGAGATGTATAAACGCCTCCTGGGAGAAGAACATCCTCTGGTAGCTACCTCCCTGAATAATCTGGCATATTTGTACGAAAGTCAAGGACGCTACACAGAAGCCGAACCCCTGTTGCGCCAAGCTTTAGAGATGAGAAAACGCCTCCTGGGACAGGATCATCCTGCTGTGGCAACTTCCCTGAATAATCTGGCAGGATCGTACCAAAGTCAAGGACGCTACACAGAAGCCGAACCCCTGTTGCGCCAAGCTTTAGAGATGAGTAAACGCCTCCTGGGAGAAGAACATCCTCATGTGGCACTTTCCCTGAATAATCTGGCAGCATTGTACGATAATCAAGGACGCTACTCTGAAGCCGAACCCCTCTATCGCCAAGCCTTAGAGATGAGAAAACGCCTCCTGGGACAAGAACATCCTGATGTGGCAACTTCCCTGAATAATCTGGCAGCATTGTACGATAATCAAGGACGCTACTCTGAAGCCGAACCCCTCTATCGCCAAGCCTTAGAGATGAGTAAACGCCTCCTGGGACAAGAACATCCTGATGTGGCAACTTCCCTGAATAATCTGGCAGGATTGTACTTATATCAAGGACGCTACTCTGAAGCCGAACCCCTCTATCGCCAAGCCTTAGAGATGAGTAAACGCCTCCTGGGAGAAGAACATCCTGATGTAGCACAATCCCTGAATAATCTAGCTCTACTCTACGCCAATCTCAATGACATCGACAATACCCTCACCTTCCTCCAACAAGGATTAAATGTCGAAGAATACAACCTCGCCTACAACCTCGCCTCTGGATTTGAACGCCAGAAACGGGATTACTTACAAACCCTATCTGGGAGTACCAATTTTGCTCCCTCGTTCCATCTCCATCATGCTCCCAATAATCCCAAAGCCGCTAACTTAGCCTTAACCACCATCTTCCGACGCAAGGGACGCATTTTAGATGTGTCCACCAATAGTCTGCAACGCCTGCGCCAAAACCTGACTCCTGAAAACCAGACATTATTAGATGAACTCTCTGAGGCTTATAGTCAACTGGCTAATCTAATATATAAGACATCAGACAATGATATAATCTCAGCTTCAGAAGACTACCGCACTCAACTCGCCTCGGTAGAACAACGAGTGCAACAATTGGAAAATCAACTGTCTCGCCACAGTGAACAATTCCGGATTGAATCGAAACCCGTCACTATCGAAACGATTCAACCTTTAATTCCCGACGATGCGGTATTAGTGGAACTGGTACGCTACTTTCCCTACAATCCCAGTGATGATAGTTATGATGCACCGCGTTATGCGGCTTACATTCTCTCCTCCACAGGAGAACCGGAAGCGATTGATTTAGGTGCAGCGGATACGATTGAGAAAAGAATAACGGATTTTCGCCAACTATTCCAAAACGGTACTCAACTTCCCATTCCCCTAATTCAACAATCGGCTCGTGCATTAGATAAAGTAATCATGGCACCAATTCGAGAAAAGCTTGGCAATTCTCGCCATATCCTGATTGCTCCCGATGGCGCTCTCAGTTTGATTCCCTTTGAAGCTTTAGTTGATGAAAGTAACCGCTATTTAGTGGAAACCTATTCCTTTACCTATCTTACCTCTGGACGGGACTTACTGCGACTACAAACCCCTTTTCCAAGTCACGATAATCCGGTACTGATTGCTGACCCCTACTTTCAGCGTCCCGGTGAATTCGTTGCTGACATTCGCTTTATTGATTTATCCCAAATAACCTTTGCTCCTCTCCCCGGAACCGCTGAGGAAGCTGAAGCGATTGGTCAGTTATTAAATATTACCCCATTAATGGGAAATCGAGCAACAGAACGAGCGGTAAAACAGGTCAATAGTCCCTCAATTTTACATATTGCCACTCACGGCTTCTTTGAATCCAATCCCCAATCCGAAGCTGGAGCAGACACAATTAATAATAACCCTTTACTCCTATCTGGATTAGTCTTAGCCGGATACAGCGTAGGCGGTGACGATGGCGGAGAGGATGGGATTCTCACGGCGCAGGAAGTCTCAGCCTTAGATTTAGTCGGAACCAAGTTAGTGGTGTTATCCGCTTGTGATACAGGATTAGGAAATATTGATGCAGGGGAAGGAATCTATGGATTACGGCGGGCGTTAGTCTTAGCGGGGGCGGAGAGTCAGGTGATGAGTTTGTGGAAGGTTTCCGATACGGCGACGAAGGATTTAATGGTGAACTACTATCAGAAATTAAGGGAAAATCAGGGACGCAGTGAGGCGTTGCGTCAGACGCAGTTGGAGATGATAGAGAGTGGAGAATATCAGCATCCGTATTATTGGGCGGCGTTTATTCCTTCGGGGGATTGGACACCGATGGAGCGATGA